The nucleotide window TCGCTGCTCTGGCTCCTCTGTCACGGTACACACGAGAACCCTTTCGATCGTTCTTTGCGTGCAGACTCGACGAAAGAGGTTTGACGGATGCGAGACTCGACCAACGCAAGCACTTACGACCACCTCGAAGGTCTGTTGCCAACTGACCCAGCCAGTGACAGCTCTTCGCCATCCACCACGTTTACCACCGTACCTCCAATAAAGTAACTATCGCAAGCTCTTGGGATGCCACTCCGATGCCGATCTGAAACCCCGTAGATCCTTTTATGACCAAATTCTTCTATATACCACGCGATTTTCCTGGAAAACCCGTATTATTAAATGCTACAGGACCTTATGGAACCTTATTCGTACtacagaatttattttaaactttgtTAAGATACTACAATTAGGTTTTATGATATACCAATAAAGATTTGGGTGGCAGGATATTAACATATGTATTTTAGACTTTCTCAGCTTGTTTGAAGGTTTAATTACGTATTTGAGTACAAGGGATTCTTcctaattaaataaagtatcaAAAATGGAGTTGTTAGATGTATTTCAAATGATTATTCTGATCGAAAGCTGAAAGTatgaggaagaaagaaagtagaGGAAATATGGtcgaaaaatttttttcgCGAAAGTTGTCAACACTGTCGATCATATGGCAATCAGCTGTAATTCACGTTTCTTCAATGGACATATGTTTGTATCTCATTTATGAAATAAGTGGCCAGAAAGATAACTAGCATGTATTGTTTGTAACAGATTAATGGTGCTTTCTGTAACACcgtattttattgttattgcatgataatatcaatttaatacACGTGACTGCATTATTTATGCGGGTTTGAAATCTCTGAAGGGAGCATTTTAACTCAAGGTTAATTGATTTAACGGTTTATTATTTGACACTTGAATTAGATTAAGCAATTAAAATGTACGAAATTTGACGGACGACAATAAATTAACGATCGCGGAATTTTAACTATCTTTCTCCTTTagagaaagatatttaaaaagaggattgtttaaaaagaatttttattatttcacaacTATCAGTACTTAACGCTTATGTAGATCTGTTACAAACTTAGAAgtatatgaaattgttttaactGTGTTTCAATGTGATATCAAAAACATAGTAAAAATGCAAATACCTATGAAATGTGTATATTGCTATGATTTAATccataaatgttttatttacaaatatttaaccaTTTCTCAGAGTTGGAAATCTGAAACATGTTCCAGATGGTATACTAGTTGATAATATCAAAATCATGTCTTGATAAGACCATGGTGTGTaagataattgtatttattctCAGTCTTAACTGCATCACTTTTTGCCAGATTTCTTTATACCACCAGTGACAAGAGGACCCCTTTGACTTGCTTTCTTTGCAGCTTCAGCAAGCGCTTTCTGCTGTtccttttgtttttgcttGAATGCTACATCTTCTTCGTCCAATACTTTTGATTCCTTCTTCGGTGCCTTCAAGGGCTTTTTCTTACCACCTTCGCGACCAGACATTCTAAAAGTGAATTCCCAATTAgatataatattcttaaaataaacaatgaattgcaATTTACTTATcttaaaatgataatataaatcaagatataaaaaaggaaaaacattGGTTTAAAATGAGATAATGAGTTTCGAACATCatcaaattacaaaaaaaaaaacgttctTGCAAAACATAACCTACGAAGTTTCTCTCATGTCAGAATCGATAATGTTACTAAgcttatcaaaaatattacatgGATTAAGCACGCAATTTAATATGGCCAAAATGTATGATGCAACAAGAGACATATTACGCATAAAACTTAAGACTATACCGAAACTAATATGAACAATGTGTGAAATAATCAAATGCATAAATTAGAACATGAACCTAATTTAAGTAAAAGTACACAATGGTAATAATCTTTTACCTTATAATACTgtaaaatttgacaaataatccaattagtattaaaaatttaacgtaTCAGAACTGAATACTCTTATTCAGGAACAAAGTTTGGTTAGCACGTCTCAAGCTGCAATGTCGCATGCATGCCATTCAATGCTTAAGATAGATTACGCTGCCATCTATCAAAAAAGAAGTGACGAACTAGTAACTTTTAATACTTGGGTTGCTATCTAGCGGCGAATTAGCGCAATCTAGAATTGGCGCAATCTAGAATTCTAAGGCGTCCACTACAAATAACGGTTTCATATCACTATTCTTGAACATAACTTTCCAacgaaaaaagtaataatatgtGTTGACACATTTGCTACTTGATTAAACAAGtactacaaaaatttgagTTGTTAATGaagatgaatttaaatttaattgcgGCAGCATGTGAGGGAATGGGTATTGGTGTAAAAGGAACGTTACCGTGGAAACTTaagtaagaaataattaaggttatattataaatgtaaataacgtAGCGCATTGTAATCTATTCCTTATCTTATAGAAGTGAAATGGCATTCTTTACGTCTATGACAACGAATACGAAAGActcaaataaaaagaatgttGTTTTAATGGGACGAAGGACGTGGGAATGTATTCCAGAGAAGTACAAACCattaaaaaatcgaataaacATAGTACTTACGTCACAGCCTTTGTAAGAACGactcatttttattaacgatttgaaattaaattaattttttaaatttataaagaataattaactATGTAGAGATTATGGGGATGATGCGATAGTATGCAAAAGTATTCCACATGCTCTCGAAGTTATTAAAAAACCTACATTAAAAGATCAAATCGAAGGTATATGGGTAATAGGTGGAAGTTCCGTATACAAGGTACAACATTTATACAAATCTCTGCTTAGGTCCTATTCCTTTAATtgtattcttaaaaatatgaatttgcataaatatccacagtctAATACAAACAGTTTCATAGAAAAGatctaattgaaattttaggCAGCAATGGAATCTCCAAACTTTCACCGATTATATTTGACAAGAGTAAAAAAGCATTTTGTTTGTGACACCTTTTTCCCAGCTATtcctaataattttgttttgatAGAGTAAGTATTCTTATGATTTTTCTTAACTATcccaaataattttattttaccacatgctcaattatttttattttttttattttcttcatcattttcttcatttatttcatatttgtttcctttttcattACTTCAGCGATCCTAACATTCCTCAGGGCgttcaagaagaaaatgatatacaATTTGTATATGAAGTGtatgaaaaaaaatagatttttctatctgaaaattaattaaaagtaaaaatgtgaaattttgATCTTTAACATTTTGGCTGCCACGCTGAAACCACCTGTTTCATTCAGGATGTCACAGTATTTTAACACAGTGCACTATTAGATGCAAGTTATGttctcatttattttttattgatgttctaatgaaaatgtttttgtttttctttgggcactttttatttgaaagtatcttctatttatttatttattttagattattgTCCAATCTCTCTCTTCCAGAtgaaagtatcttctatttatcagTGGACTTATATGACTTATTTGACTACTTGCGAAGGATCGTCGTAggtatttgaaaagatattccaCAGGAAGCAATAAAACtattgaattgttataaaagtaatacgaaaatagtttattaagaaaattatttagaatgtaaaactTTGAAGCATTCTATACAAAGCTTTGATCGGGAAAATTTGGACTATAagttgttttctttaaattctccCATGTTCTTGATCGATC belongs to Bombus pascuorum chromosome 10, iyBomPasc1.1, whole genome shotgun sequence and includes:
- the LOC132911471 gene encoding dihydrofolate reductase isoform X2 encodes the protein MKMNLNLIAAACEGMGIGVKGTLPWKLKSEMAFFTSMTTNTKDSNKKNVVLMGRRTWECIPEKYKPLKNRINIVLTSQPLDYGDDAIVCKSIPHALEVIKKPTLKDQIEGIWVIGGSSVYKAAMESPNFHRLYLTRVKKHFVCDTFFPAIPNNFVLIE
- the LOC132911478 gene encoding translation machinery-associated protein 7 homolog, with amino-acid sequence MSGREGGKKKPLKAPKKESKVLDEEDVAFKQKQKEQQKALAEAAKKASQRGPLVTGGIKKSGKK
- the LOC132911471 gene encoding dihydrofolate reductase isoform X1, coding for MKMNLNLIAAACEGMGIGVKGTLPWKLKSEMAFFTSMTTNTKDSNKKNVVLMGRRTWECIPEKYKPLKNRINIVLTSQPLDYGDDAIVCKSIPHALEVIKKPTLKDQIEGIWVIGGSSVYKAAMESPNFHRLYLTRVKKHFVCDTFFPAIPNNFVLIDDPNIPQGVQEENDIQFVYEVYEKK